The following are encoded together in the Anaerolineales bacterium genome:
- a CDS encoding sulfoxide reductase heme-binding subunit YedZ produces MPTTRRQPSAAAAGSTPPAAIWLRDNWLRLLVHVGAWIPLALIVYGFVTNQLTVNPIQAATLRTGKTALVLLVLSLACTPLNTVFRFRKALKVRRALGLYAFLYVAFHFAIFVGLDYGFNPQRLLEAVFEKRYALVGFTAGLILVPVAITSTRGWMRRLGRRWTRLHRLVYLASLLVIVHYTWLVKSDIRVPLLYGALVLALLALRLRPVRQLTAGLGGRLRRRLAS; encoded by the coding sequence GTGCCAACTACTAGGCGACAACCCTCGGCCGCCGCGGCCGGCAGCACGCCACCGGCGGCAATTTGGCTGAGGGACAACTGGCTGCGGTTGTTGGTGCACGTCGGCGCCTGGATCCCGCTGGCGCTCATCGTCTACGGATTCGTGACCAACCAGCTGACGGTCAATCCGATCCAGGCGGCCACCCTGCGCACCGGCAAGACCGCCCTCGTCCTGCTCGTGTTGTCGCTGGCCTGCACCCCCTTGAACACCGTCTTCCGCTTCCGCAAAGCGCTCAAAGTCCGCCGCGCCCTGGGGCTGTATGCCTTCCTATACGTCGCCTTCCACTTCGCCATCTTCGTCGGGCTGGACTATGGCTTCAACCCCCAACGGTTGCTGGAGGCGGTGTTCGAGAAACGCTATGCTCTGGTGGGATTCACCGCCGGGTTGATACTGGTCCCCGTGGCAATTACCTCCACCCGAGGCTGGATGCGACGGCTCGGCCGCCGCTGGACGCGGCTGCATCGACTGGTGTACTTGGCATCGCTGCTGGTCATTGTGCACTACACCTGGCTGGTCAAATCCGACATCCGGGTGCCGCTACTGTACGGCGCCCTGGTGCTGGCGCTGCTGGCGCTCCGGCTCCGCCCCGTTCGCCAGTTGACCGCCGGCCTCGGGGGCCGCCTCCGGCGCCGCCTGGCCAGCTAG
- a CDS encoding HAMP domain-containing histidine kinase, which produces MPEPSSRQVRLERTQRLLEISRTLASTHDLPLLLQTIVDNAVELTESEAASILLYEPSRGELRFEAVHGPVRQKLLEVTVPLKGSIAGWIFHHARPMVLHDASNDPRVFRAVDETLRFETRSLLGVPLLIKEEPIGVVEAINKREQAHYTEDDLSILETLAAQAAVAIDNARLLSQLQTVNTELTRLDRMKSDFIAIASHELRTPLGLILGHATFLKEVIPQDYAEQMEVIIRSSMRLKTIIEDLSTIAHKDEGQSRVRREPFSLARLVVDVVNRFLSTADEKKIELGYDIPEDDPLMVEGDREKIDVVITNLVRNALTFTDPGGQIGVKAEGEGGYAKVFVVDTGIGIPTSETEHIFDRFYQVESHLTRRHGGMGLGLSIAKAMVELHNGQIWCESKEGTGSLFCFTLPQTSREASVASKVFIDA; this is translated from the coding sequence CCCGAACCATCCTCACGCCAGGTCCGGCTGGAACGCACCCAGAGGCTGCTCGAAATCAGCCGCACGCTGGCGTCGACACATGACTTGCCGCTCCTCCTCCAGACGATCGTCGATAACGCCGTCGAACTGACCGAGAGCGAAGCGGCTTCGATCTTGCTGTATGAACCATCCAGAGGCGAGCTGCGCTTTGAGGCCGTCCACGGGCCCGTGCGCCAGAAGCTGCTGGAGGTTACCGTCCCCCTCAAGGGCAGCATCGCCGGCTGGATCTTCCATCACGCCCGCCCGATGGTGTTGCACGACGCATCGAATGATCCGCGGGTCTTCCGCGCCGTCGATGAAACCCTGCGCTTCGAGACCCGCTCGCTGCTGGGCGTCCCCCTGCTCATCAAAGAAGAGCCGATCGGGGTGGTTGAAGCCATCAACAAGCGCGAGCAGGCCCATTATACCGAAGATGACCTGTCCATCCTAGAGACCCTGGCTGCCCAGGCAGCCGTGGCAATCGACAATGCCCGCCTGCTCAGCCAGCTGCAGACGGTAAACACCGAACTGACCCGCCTCGACCGGATGAAGTCCGACTTCATCGCCATTGCTTCGCATGAGCTGCGCACCCCCCTCGGGTTGATTCTCGGCCACGCCACCTTCCTCAAGGAAGTGATCCCCCAGGACTACGCCGAGCAGATGGAGGTGATCATTCGCAGCTCGATGCGCCTCAAGACGATCATCGAAGACCTCTCGACGATCGCCCACAAGGACGAGGGGCAGTCTCGCGTGCGGCGTGAGCCGTTCTCGCTGGCCCGCCTGGTCGTGGATGTCGTCAACCGGTTCCTTTCGACGGCCGACGAGAAGAAGATCGAGCTCGGCTACGACATACCGGAAGACGACCCGTTGATGGTCGAGGGGGACCGCGAGAAGATCGACGTCGTCATCACCAACCTTGTGCGCAACGCCCTGACCTTCACCGACCCCGGCGGGCAAATCGGTGTCAAGGCGGAGGGCGAAGGCGGCTATGCCAAGGTCTTTGTCGTCGACACCGGGATCGGCATCCCCACCAGCGAGACCGAACACATCTTTGACCGGTTCTACCAGGTCGAATCGCATCTCACCCGCCGTCATGGCGGCATGGGCCTTGGGCTTTCGATCGCCAAGGCCATGGTCGAACTGCACAATGGCCAGATCTGGTGTGAGAGCAAGGAAGGGACCGGCAGCCTGTTCTGTTTCACCCTGCCCCAGACCTCCCGCGAGGCCTCGGTCGCCTCCAAGGTCTTCATCGACGCCTGA